The window gagacagtctcactgtgttgcccaggctggagtgtagtggcgcgatctcagctcactgcaacctccgcctcccgagttcaagcgattctcgtgcctcagcctcctgagtagctgagattacaggcgcgcgccacgatgcccagctaatttttgtatttttagtagagacggggtttcgccatgttggccaggctgttcttgaacttctggcctcaagtgatctgccagcctcagcctcccaaagtgctgggattacaagcatgagccactgcacttggctgagaatttactttttaatatgtgtttctatatataaatttgtataagGTCTTATTTTCTACCAATAACATGGAAtgcatttatgaaataatttttgggCTTTCTGCATCTTTATTACCTGTTCTATTGCCTCTTTGTCAATGATTGGCATTTGTTATATTGGCTTTTTCAGAAAGTGGTCTCTAGCTCAGATGATCTCCAAGGCGTGCAAAGGATTTATCTCAAAACTGAGTGTGGCTTTTGTCTAATGGTATAAACTGCAGTGAGGTTCTTAGGAGACCCATAAAGTTTTTGTTGAAGAGAATTACACTGAGAGAAACACTGTCAGCTTGGATTTAAAGGGGCCAAAACACACAAAAGGAAAAGAGGCCTTTTGGATTTCAAAACTTTTACAGGCAGGAAGCAGACTACCAAAAACAATTTAGCTAAAAAATTGGGCCACCGCATAGAGAAAGCGAAGGATGACCCAGACAGAATCAAGAGCCTAGAGAGTAGAACCAAGAGTCATTAAAGATCTTTCTTGGGCCTTGAGTCCTAATTGACAAATTGCCAGCATGTTTTCTATTGGATTTCAAAATTTCTTGTAGCAGTGattcctatttttccattttcaccttttcTGAATAACAGTGACTATGTTATCCTGCGCTTACCCCACACTTGTACTTTGGGGATAGTGAGGGACAGATAACTTGTATATTTAGTTTGAAGATTTTCACGTCAAGATAAATTGAATCTAAAGAGCTTCATCTATACCTGGACCTAGAAACAATGAGAGCCTAGATTCTGCAATGATACTACAATGGTATGAGACATTTGAGAGCATTGGGAGATGGTGGATATATTTTCATGTAGGGGGAAACTGAATCACTGGAGGCTGTGGGGCAGACTACAGCTGCCAATCTCTGAGATGGCCCAAATATTTTTGCCCCATGATAATCACGATCAATCTTGTGTAGTCCACTGCCACAGTCAATAGGGCTGACCTGTGCAACCAATAGGATATTGTGGAAATTATGGTGTATAATTTCTGAAGCTATGTCACAGAAGACAATTCTTCACTCATGGGTCATCAGCTCTTGGAGATCCAGCCACAGTGTTATGAGAGCTCTCAAGCAGCCCTCCAGAAAGATCTGTGTGGTGAGGGACTGAGGACCCCTGCCAGTAGCCAACACCAACTTACACAGCTATATGAGAGGCCATCTTGGAAGTGAAACTTGACTTCACCCTCATGAGAGACCTACAGCCAGAACTACCCAGTCAAGCTACCCCTGAATTTCTGATCAAAAGAAACAGAGTTAGCAAAAgcctgttttaagccactaaattttgggatGCTTGGTTACATGGCCTTAGATATTACTGCATAGGCAACTTGTTATAGtgtgaaaaatcaaaataatgattACATTTGGGTGCGGAGAGCCATGGGGGAGTTGTTAAATAGAGCACATGCAAAGGGGACTTCAGGAGGGCTTAGAAGTGGTACATTGGTAATCACTTGTGATAATTTATTAAACTTCGTGCTCTTTTCTTATATGATatactttacaatttttttaaaggctaaagaATCATCTAGAAAGACAACTATTCTATCTTGTATGTAATGTACAAGGTTGAATAACAATTTTAATGATAGTTAATACATTTTGGGTTCCTACTGTGTCCTAGGCAGAATTCTAAGTATGTTTCATGAGATGTGAAAGGTAATGACAGCCTCATTAGAAGGCATGATAGAaagtgacttgctgaaggctgcactgtgagtaggaggcagaggtgatTTGAACCTATGAAGTCTGATCATTCTTTGCGCCTGTTATGTACCAAGTTCTTGTCTCGGAGCATAATGTGTAGTTCCTGTTTTCATGTTCACTCCTCCAAAATATTGAGATGTGGAGAACTTTCATATCCTCTGCCCAGAAGCAAGAAGATCTGATTTGGAAGAGGCTTCCAAATAAACATGGGCAGAATGAAAGCACAGTAGGTGTAAGGGTTCCTTGAACACAGGTCGTGTTACTCTCGTTTTCTAGGGTACCATGATCTGGTCAAGCCCAGTCCAGGAGTTCCATTTCTCAAATCTGGTAACCCTCCCTCAGATGCATCTCGCCATCACTATGGATCGGAAAAAAACTATCAAAGTGTGGAACTGTCAGGACAGGGACGCTCTGGCTGTTCTCCCCATGCCACAGCCCTGTTATTGCATGGAAGCCTATCTTACAAAGGATGGCCCATTCCTGATGGTAAGTGAGCCCTGAATTTAGAGGGGACCAAAAAATCAAATGCCTGTTGTCTTGTCAGGCATCCGTGTCACATTACTGTcctatcccttttttttttttttttttggagacagagtctcactctgttgctcaggctggagtgcagtggtgcaatcttggctcactgcaacctctgcctgctgggttcaagcaattctcctgcctcagcctcctgagtcgctgagactacaggcacacaccaccatgcctggctaattttttgtatttttagtagaaactgaccaggctggtcttgaactcctgacctcgtgatctgcccacctcagccccccaaagtgctgggattacaggcataagccacagcgcctggcctatttctctTGTCATCCCTTCCACATACCCTGCGAGTCAATCACAGTATATCAATGAATGTTATACAAACCTCCACACTATCTTGCCCCTTGACTTGCCTCAAGTACATTTCCCCAGCAATTCTTCTAAAGACAAAAAGCCAAAAACTTCCTGAATTACTTTATATGTGCCTTTTCTTTCAAGTGGTGTTATTGTCCAGTCCATGAACTTGGTTGGGGACAGTTGAGGGAGAAGAGATGGCTTTGGGGTGACATTGAGAAAAAGCATAGTGTTGATGTGCTAATGAATAACTGTCCTTGAGAAGAATGCTTTGGGGCTTGGAAAGTTTTATTCCATGGGATTATCCCAACAGTGTCTCAAGCTAGACTGGTCAGAGGTTTTGATCTCCATTATGTGATTGAAGAAACAGTGGCATATCTTGCAGCTCATAGTGCTGCCTCCTCTGTACTTCAGGATTTCACATATCTTCCTATTGATATGGTGGGGATGCTTTGGTTTCAGGTTGGCGATGCTGCAGGTGACATCTACACATTTACACTGCCTGGGTTAAGAGATGTTTCTAAAGTTACTGCATTTCAATATGGTATTGTACTTCTACACTGCTCTCCTGACAAGAAATGGGTATTTGCATGTGGGACATACAGTCGTACCTTGCCACAGGTAGGTGCTGTTCTGTGTATTTCAATTTCAGGATAGGAATGTCAAGTTAGGAAGCATGCAGAGAAACTGCAGAGCTCAGTGAGGACCAGGCACACTGCTCCTTCCTCTCTAAGACCACATCACAAGGGGAATCCATTGTGATGGTCAGGAAACAATGCTCTTTGAAGTAACAACATCCAGTTGCTGTGGCAAATGTTTAACAAAAACTCGTTCATGAAGCCCGAATTTGCCAAAGAGATGGAAGAGGGTGAGACAGGTATCAAGAAATAGggattgctgggcatggtggcatgcacctatagtcccacttactcagaaggctgaggcgggaggatcacgtgagcccaggagttccaggccataGTGTGCTATGCTGATAGGGTGTCCACACCAAGTCTGGCATCAATACGTTCACCTCCTGGGAGcaggggaccaccaggttgcctaaggaggggccAACTGGCCCAGGTCAGAAACAGAAAAGGTCAAAACTCCCATACTGATCAGTAGTGGGAATGCacctgtgaatagtcactgcactccagcctgggcaacatggcgagaccctacctcttaaaaaaaaaaaaaaatttttttttttttttacaaaaatatctttgtccttgttctcttttgccttctttaCTTTTATCTATGTTGGCTGCAAAGTGTAGAGAAGTCCAAAAGTAACTGAATATGCAACAGCCTCTGAATATCACTCTGAGGAAGGCTTTGGCCTTTGAGCAGGCCATTTGTAGTGGGGCACTGGTGGACTGGGCACCAAAGAGGGAGGAGTTCAGAAGGCAGGTAGTAAAAGCCACACAGCCCTTGACTTGTTCCCCAAGAAGGGAAAATCTGCTTAGCCAACCTCAACTTGACCAAGGGTTCAACATGGCAAGATGGTTTCATAACACCTTAGCATGCTTCAGGGACATTGTTCTGTGAATGGGACAGGAAGAATAGGAAGACAGTGAGTTCCTTTTATGCTGGAGTGATAAGCAGTGACCACTCATCACTCCTGAGATATTGAACAAAGCTTTGGCCACAAGATGAGAATTTCTAAGAAGGCTCTTCTGGAGTCACTCCTGTACTGAGAGGCTATAAGTTCCCTGCCCCTGACCATGCATGCGATGCTCTCTTTAGGTATTCCTCACAGAGTCCTTACTGAGACCATCAGAAGGCAGTGTTCCTCTGTCTACCTTTCTCCCACATAAATTATGTGCCAGCGCCTGCTGGACCCCAAAGGTGAAAAACAGGATAACACTGATGTCCCAAAGTAGCACTGGAAAAAAGACAGAATTTATCACCTTTGATCTAACAACCAAGAAGACTGGAGGCCAAACAGTCATCCAAGGTAGGCTGTGCCACATTAGAAACGCTTGTTTCTCTTCCTCATCACACAGTCATTCGTGTTTAGCTCTAATAAATGGGTCAGCCTGTATAAAGTGAGCAGgggatttctagttttttttttttttttttgagacggagtcttgctctgttgcccaggctggagtgcagcggcacaatctcggctcactgcaagctccacctcctgggttcacgacattctcccgcctcagcctcccgagtagctgggactacaggtgcccgccaccatacccggctaattttttgtatttttagtagagacagggtttcaccctgttagccaggatggtctcaatctcctgacctcatgatccgcctgcctcggcctcccaaagtgctgggattacaggagtgagccatcgcacccggccaggAGCAGGGGATTTCTTTAGCTGGGGGTGAACCCATCCCAGTTCGACTCTAATACCCATGCTGATCTCTACCCCCACCCTGCTCTCTTGGGCGAACACATATAGATTTCCATCATATTTTAGGGCCTGGGTTCCAATGCCCAGGGGATTGTTTATTGTCCACAAACCTCTGTTCCTGTGTCCTAGCACCTGTTACCACAGTCAGTGATATGTATTTGTCAGGCCACTGGACTACCCTTCATTTTCTTCCCCGGAATGAAGTCTGTGGAAGTGGGGACTATGCTTTTTTATTCAGTGTGAGGATATTATTATTCAATGACCTGATCTTTACTtccttatgtgtgtgtgtatatatatgtgcgttTTACATGAAAACAGCATATGAGATCGCAAGTTTCCAGGTGGCAGCTCATCTGAAGTGCCCTATCTGGATGGGAGCCAGTGATGGATATATGATTGTCTTTACCAGTGGACCATACTTGTTACTCTTCAGCATCACTGGCTTCCTGCTGCAACGATTTGAGGACCATCAGGCAGCCATCAACAACTTCTGGGTGGTATGTATGATTCTCCTCCACTGCTTTTTGATCTGACTTTGACTCCTTGGCCACTCACTCTGGCTATCCTTGGAAGGATCCTTGCTATGTGCTCACCACATCCGAGAACTCTGTGCACGTGTACATGTGGGAAGAAGGAGGCCGCCATCCATACCTCAGGAGCTGCTGTCACCTGGAAAACACGTGGCATGATCACACAACAGACAGGTAAGCTCTGTTTTGTGATGTAAACATCCcctaaacaactttttttttttgagacggagtctccctatgtcaccaggctgtagtgcagtggcgtgatctcaactcactgcaacctccgactcccgggttctagcaattctcctgcttcagcctcccaagtagctgggattacaggcatgtgccaccacacctggctaatttttgtatttttagtagagactgggtttccccatgttggccaggatggtctcgatctcctggtctcgtgatccgcccgccttggcctcccaaagtgctggattacaggcgtgagccaccgcaccctgccgaAAACTTCTAATTTCTACATCAAGATGAATGAAGGGAAaacaggggtttttttttttaaggttctcTGAGGATAGATATCAATAAACTCATGCCTGAAAAGAGAATCGCTAGTTCTTGAAGTCATGGGACTTGCAATAGATGTTAAGTCTTCCCAAAGTGGCTCTCAATTTATATTCCCATGAGCAGTGGATAGATTATGTCCCAATACCCTGTGTTTTCTTGCTGAGTTGTACCTTTTGTGAGTTCATTAGCCACTTGCTTGCTGCTTCAGTGAGCTGCCTTTCCCTCCATTTTGCTGATTTTTGCCCCTGGTTTGCTTgcctttaaattgtttttcttgagattttACGTAGTACACGTAGAAGTCTTGTCTCTTAAGGCTTTGCACACATTTTCTTCCAGATTATTGCTAGTCATTATACTGCTTATAGTGCTTTTTTGGCAACAtctaagaaaatacatatatccTTTGCACTGCCAACACCACTAAAAAGAATTTACTGTGAAGCTATACCTCCAATCATTCAAGTACATTGGCTGTTCATTACAGCATTTGTGATAGTCAAGAGCTGGAAGCTCCCTAAGTGTCCAAACATAAGAGATTGTTTAAATTACCATCGTATATCCACACAAGGAAGTATCAGGCAGCTGTTATTAACTTTTTTACAAGAATAGGAAAATGTCTATGTTCAGATAATGATTTCCAGTGTTTTGAggca is drawn from Homo sapiens chromosome 3, GRCh38.p14 Primary Assembly and contains these coding sequences:
- the FBXW12 gene encoding F-box/WD repeat-containing protein 12 isoform 3 (isoform 3 is encoded by transcript variant 3) gives rise to the protein MSPTHQIQDPKHWNRIADSDYLWRSLSLQRWDCSNFTNQHLGTHTWKQFFLHQRRKELRLALAQPHNFIYKVTKNIAFETELAYLSGNRLTVDEQEKSIICSVSPKQELCAWDVQEGTMIWSSPVQEFHFSNLVTLPQMHLAITMDRKKTIKVWNCQDRDALAVLPMPQPCYCMEAYLTKDGPFLMVGDAAGDIYTFTLPGLRDVSKVTAFQYGIVLLHCSPDKKWVFACGTYSRTLPQVFLTESLLRPSEGSVPLSTFLPHKLCASACWTPKVKNRITLMSQSSTGKKTEFITFDLTTKKTGGQTVIQAYEIASFQVAAHLKCPIWMGASDGYMIVFTSGPYLLLFSITGFLLQRFEDHQAAINNFWVDPCYVLTTSENSVHVYMWEEGGRHPYLRSCCHLENTWHDHTTDSCISSVMCDNASIVLRVRKVSDSSILVMYSLNT
- the FBXW12 gene encoding F-box/WD repeat-containing protein 12 isoform 1 (isoform 1 is encoded by transcript variant 1): MEIRLPDLALKRIFSFLDLFGLLQVSQVNKHWNRIADSDYLWRSLSLQRWDCSNFTNQHLGTHTWKQFFLHQRRKELRLALAQPHNFIYKVTKNIAFETELAYLSGNRLTVDEQEKSIICSVSPKQELCAWDVQEGTMIWSSPVQEFHFSNLVTLPQMHLAITMDRKKTIKVWNCQDRDALAVLPMPQPCYCMEAYLTKDGPFLMVGDAAGDIYTFTLPGLRDVSKVTAFQYGIVLLHCSPDKKWVFACGTYSRTLPQVFLTESLLRPSEGSVPLSTFLPHKLCASACWTPKVKNRITLMSQSSTGKKTEFITFDLTTKKTGGQTVIQAYEIASFQVAAHLKCPIWMGASDGYMIVFTSGPYLLLFSITGFLLQRFEDHQAAINNFWVDPCYVLTTSENSVHVYMWEEGGRHPYLRSCCHLENTWHDHTTDSCISSVMCDNASIVLRVRKVSDSSILVMYSLNT
- the FBXW12 gene encoding F-box/WD repeat-containing protein 12 isoform 2 (isoform 2 is encoded by transcript variant 2), whose translation is MEIRLPDLALKRIFSFLDLFGLLQVSQVNKHWNRIADSDYLWRSLSLQRWDCSNFTNQHLGTHTWKQFFLHQRRKELRLALAQPHNFIYKVTKNIAFETELAYLSGNRLTVDEQEKSIICSVSPKQELCAWDVQEVGDAAGDIYTFTLPGLRDVSKVTAFQYGIVLLHCSPDKKWVFACGTYSRTLPQVFLTESLLRPSEGSVPLSTFLPHKLCASACWTPKVKNRITLMSQSSTGKKTEFITFDLTTKKTGGQTVIQAYEIASFQVAAHLKCPIWMGASDGYMIVFTSGPYLLLFSITGFLLQRFEDHQAAINNFWVDPCYVLTTSENSVHVYMWEEGGRHPYLRSCCHLENTWHDHTTDSCISSVMCDNASIVLRVRKVSDSSILVMYSLNT